The genomic window tttttttaaattgtcattttccaattcttaattatgcaaaagaaaaaaaaaaaaaggcctgtggagcctcatttaagagtctcaaaacatcggctagccagatatccctcctggaaggacccagccaagggtgtAGCCCCTTATCAGAGTGGAGCAGGATTATGGCTACataggagcaatgcctagtagagccatatgggaaacaaatcactgatctcagggagaccagcaaaagATAGTACTGTCGGCTGCcggctaaagcgctcaatgcagtgaaatcctaggtgcattgctcccagggatatatgaatatgcaaaaaagagcctgtggagcctcatttaagagtctcaaaacacaagactgTCCAGATATCCAtctgggaagggcccagccagatttttctcttgtcattacaatgactgatagggccacttaatatggtggttttggtggtttccctatggAAGCCAACCCTTAGCTaggcccttcccagagggatatctgactactcctgtgttttgagactcttaatagAGGCTTAGTAAAGTATCAAATATGGCAGTAATAAGGTAGTATGTAGAGATTTGTGAAAAAGCCATCCTGAACTGAaatttgttccaaactttgcaaaaaatttgattCTGTACcaaatcaaactttttttttacaagttttcaatgagtttgtaaagatggagGCAGTACATTGTACTTTACATTACATCACATCAAAAGCGCAGGTACAAGGGCTTATTCATGTATGCAAATTGACTATGGGTATTTTCTACAGGATTATCCAATACATTTTTGGCGTAAGGGGTAAAATTACTTGGTATGTGGGGTGGTGGCGCTCTATTTGTTGACGCATAGAAGTGGTGCCTGGGTTTGGACCCAAAACCCTACTTACTCTATGGTCACAGATgttgaaaatatatttttactCCTGACCCACGATCTTTCGATGGGACCTGATGCTGGCTCGGTGGCATAAACATAGCTTCATCTTCTGATGATGATGCCAAAGATTACAACTGTGGATGTAGATTCCACGTGGGGTATGCAACATCATCATCATAGTAGTCTAGGACAAACTTGTCCTCTCCCAATCTGTCATCCTCCATAGGCATGCAGTGCCATCCCATACTTTAGCCAGAAGCTGCCCCATGCCAATTCTGGGAGTCTCAATGCTTCATTGCAATTTTTGTTTGCCAGGAGATTCCTCAAAAGATTCTACAAATCCAGTGTCTCAGGGTCTAGGGAAAGTGCTAGGCTAGCCCGGAGCTCTCATACATTGGCAACTGGAATTGGTCTAAGACAGCACAGGAGATGGGGCAAAGGAAACATCCTGGCATTGGCATggaatggtggtggtggtactaCTCCCGGCCTAGCTGGCGTTTATGTGCCCACAAGGTGTAAAAACCATCCTCCAATTAATACCAGTCAAGGCATTTAAACAGCATTACATGTCATATCTGGTGGACTAGTTGACTAATGGGCACCCCATAATGTAACTCTTCAGTCCTACCCTGTTGTTATGGTAGCTCAAGGACTTTACTTGGTCTCAGTGGCTGTGGAGTTACTTATGCAGTCTGACACAGGCAGGCCATGTCATTCTCTTATGAAGTGTTCCCTGTATGGCTTTTTTGAAGTCTTCATTCCTCAGACTGTATAAAATGGGGTTAATCAAAGGAAtaattacagtatataccagggcGAGGATTTTACTCATGGTGACAGTTTGACCTTTTTTTGGGACAACGTAAACACCAAACAGAGTCCAGTAGAATATGGagaccacaatgaggtgggaactacaggtggagaaggctttctgtctacCAGTACTGGATGGGATCCTTAAGATAGTAGAAATAATATAGGTATAAGACACTACAATGATTGTGCTTGGGATGATTATAACCGGAAAGCTTAGTAAATAAATTTCTAAGGTAATAAGGAATTTATCAGAGCAGACAAGGTCTAGTAAGGGGGCAAGGTCACAGAAGAAATGGTTGATGACATTGGGTCCACAATAGTTTAGCATTGCTATTGTTATGGTGCACATTAATACACAGAAGAATCCTAGAAACCAACATACGGAGATCAGTTTCCCACAATATTCACTCGTCATGATGGAGGTGTACCGGAGCggattacagatggccacatatctaTCATAAGACATAACAACAAGGATGGAACATTCAATACATTCAGAGAGACCAAACAGATAATACTGAGCTAAACAACCGATAAAAGTAATGACCATCCCATTACTCAGTAGGACGTGGAGCAGGTTGGGAACAACATCTGTGGATACTAAGATGTCAGCGATGGAGAGTTGTGAGATGAAAAAGTACATAGGTGTTTGGAGGATCTTGCTGGTGGACACCAGGATGATGATCAGGAAGTTCCCACATAAAATCATCCAATAAACTATTAAGAAAAGGATTGTCAAGAAAAGTCTCACCGATAGACTTACATCAAATCCTAGGAGGAAAAATTCTTCAACCTTAGTCTTGTTGTTATTCTATATAGAGACCAGGAAACATAGAAAGTGTTAGACACCGAACTGTAATGACACTTATCATAAGATACAAGTCAGACAGTGACCTCAATATACAGGACTGAGCACAGGGAAGGAATCAACAATCATTTTCATTGAGTTCTTTGCCTACAACATTAGCTTTTTTCCTATCCTCGcacacagtgtatggaggagtttggaagcatggtggctcagtagtTAGAACTATTGCCTGacatcccaccaagggcaacttcTACAGGGAACTGGTATCTTTTCCTTGTGATTGTACGGGTTTCCTCTGGATACTCCGGTTTTCTTCTCCTACTCCAAGAACATACTGGTTGGTTAGTTTGGACTTAAGATTGTAAGGCCTagtggggacagggaccaatttgAGTGATGAAAAGCTAAAGTATATACAACACTGCTGAATATGTCGACACTATATAAATCATtgaattattaatattattaatgaTTATTCAGAAGCACGATGTCTCATCACTTTGGAGAATAAGTCCAGATCTTCATTCACCTGTCTCTTCATGTCAACCCATACTGGATAATGTGAGGTCAGGGCTCTGTGCCATCATATTATCATCTCCATCATTACTTCTTTTTTTATACTGAAGAACATTCTCACAGCAAATTTATCAACTTGTTGGTATAATCCTTATA from Dendropsophus ebraccatus isolate aDenEbr1 chromosome 1, aDenEbr1.pat, whole genome shotgun sequence includes these protein-coding regions:
- the LOC138785698 gene encoding olfactory receptor 5G9-like, translating into MWVQLSALKVSLVVGGSISPLSKRTPHPTPTHTHTRLTLGRYLFTGKPGTAPGKNNNKTKVEEFFLLGFDVSLSVRLFLTILFLIVYWMILCGNFLIIILVSTSKILQTPMYFFISQLSIADILVSTDVVPNLLHVLLSNGMVITFIGCLAQYYLFGLSECIECSILVVMSYDRYVAICNPLRYTSIMTSEYCGKLISVCWFLGFFCVLMCTITIAMLNYCGPNVINHFFCDLAPLLDLVCSDKFLITLEIYLLSFPVIIIPSTIIVVSYTYIISTILRIPSSTGRQKAFSTCSSHLIVVSIFYWTLFGVYVVPKKGQTVTMSKILALVYTVIIPLINPILYSLRNEDFKKAIQGTLHKRMTWPACVRLHK